In Ovis canadensis isolate MfBH-ARS-UI-01 breed Bighorn chromosome 11, ARS-UI_OviCan_v2, whole genome shotgun sequence, one genomic interval encodes:
- the SOCS3 gene encoding suppressor of cytokine signaling 3 encodes MVTHSKFPAAGMSRPLDASLRLKTFSSKSEYQLVVNAVRKLQESGFYWSTVTGGEANLLLSAEPAGTFLIRDSSDQRHFFTLSVKTQSGTKNLRIQCEGGSFSLQSDPRSTQPVPRFDCVLKLVHHYMPAAGAPSFSPPPAEPSSSPSSEVPEQPPAQPLPGSPPRRAYYIYSGGEKIPLVLSRPLSSNVATLQHLCRKTVNGHLDSYEKVTQLPGPIREFLDQYDAPL; translated from the coding sequence ATGGTCACCCACAGCAAGTTCCCCGCCGCCGGGATGAGCCGCCCCCTGGACGCCAGCCTGCGCCTCAAGACCTTCAGCTCCAAGAGCGAGTACCAGCTGGTGGTGAACGCAGTGCGCAAGCTGCAGGAGAGCGGCTTTTACTGGAGCACCGTGACGGGCGGCGAAGCGAACTTGCTGCTGAGCGCCGAGCCCGCGGGGACCTTCCTCATCCGCGACAGCTCGGACCAGCGCCACTTCTTCACCCTCAGCGTCAAGACCCAGTCGGGGACCAAGAACCTGCGCATCCAGTGCGAGGGGGGCAGCTTCTCTCTGCAGAGCGACCCCCGGAGCACGCAGCCCGTGCCCCGCTTCGACTGCGTGCTCAAGCTGGTGCATCACTACATGCCCGCCGCCGGCGCCCCCTCGTTCTCCCCGCCCCCCGCTGAACCCTCCTCCTCGCCCTCCTCCGAGGTGCCCGAGCAGCCACCGGCCCAGCCGCTCCCCGGGAGCCCCCCCAGGAGAGCCTATTACATTTACTCGGGGGGCGAGAAGATCCCTCTGGTGTTGAGCCGGCCCCTCTCCTCCAACGTGGCCACTCTCCAACATCTCTGTCGGAAGACCGTCAACGGCCACCTGGACTCCTACGAGAAAGTCACGCAGCTGCCTGGGCCCATTCGGGAGTTCCTGGACCAGTACGATGCCCCGCTTTAG